TGACCTTGATCAACTAACTTTTTCTTCCCTTTAAATGCGAGTGTTACACAAATAATGTTTAGAACCATCATTACCATAAGTGCATATAAAGCTGGATTATAGCTTCCTACAAAGTCATAGATATAGCCATATGCCGGTAAAGCAACGACAGATGCGATAGCTAGTCCAAGTGAAGCAGTCGAATAAATTTGACTATATTCTTTGCTACCAAATAGACTTGTAGTCAGAGCCGGCCCTAAAGTACCGATAGAAGCAACAACAAAGCCTAACAAGACGATAGCTATTGTAATAATTACACTATTTGCCGAGAATAATAATATAGATGATATAGATATTAAACCTAATACCATTGCAAGTATGGTCGTATTTTTTGAACCAATTTTATCACTTAAGAATCCTAAAATTAATGCTCCTGCCAATGCACCGATCATATAAGCACCCATAACATTTCCAGCGAAAGCTACATCATATCCTTTACTGCTTAAAAAAGTAGGGATGTGTAAAGAAAAACTTCCAATCGATGTGACAAAGAAGAAAAACGTAATTAATGCATAAAAAGCGGAAGATTTTTTTGCAACAGCCATTGAAATCCCTGCATTTTCTGTTGTACTATGTGCATTATCTACTGTATTTTTGTCTTCTTTCGAACCATAAGGCTGAAGACCCTTTTCTTGTGGTGATTTTCTCATTATTAACAGAATAACTGGAACTGCAATGATTATAACGCCAACCCCTACAGCAATATAACTAAACCTCCAACCTTGACCAGCGATCACATTACCAATTACTGGTTGAAGAATAGCTCCAATCGCTCCAACAGAAGCCCCCATAATTCCAAGTGCCAATCCATTTTTCTTTTTGAACCATTGATTGATCATAACCGGTCCGGCAATAACTGTTATAAACACCCCACCGACAGCCAATGGTATAGAAAGAATATACCAGCCCCATACCGAATTCATTAAGCCAAATAATGCAAATGCACCTGCTTGTAAAACAATTGCAATTATAAGTATTAAACGAATATTGTATTTTGCCAACAATTTTCCGCCAAACGGAAGGAAGATCATTGTAACAACGGAAGAGATACTAAAATACAGCATTAAATTCCCTAAACCGATATTTAAATCTTTAGCAACTGGTGTTAAAAACAACCCTGCTGAACTACTTATAGCACTTTTCCCTAAACCAACCATAATACAAAGACCTATTAAAATAATCCATGCATAATGGATATTTCCTTTTTTCTTGTTCATTATGCCACCTCTTTCTAAGTTGTACTATAAAAATTGGAATGACTATATGTTTTATGCTTTAATAAAAAATCGCCATTATTAAAAGAACATAATTAACGCTAAATGGAAATTCTTGAAAAGTTCACTTGACAATTCTTCACTCCAACTCTATCAGTGCTTTTATAGTTTAAAGTCCGACTACACACTTGTCAATTAATTTTAATAATAAATGTTTTAACACTAAACAATTACTTCTAATTCTTAAATACTTGCCAAAACATTATGATTTATTAGTTTTACTATATTCTTCTCTTATTGCCTATTTATATACCTTTCAGTCAACCAAAGGATATAACACAATAAGTCGGCTATCGTTCATCACACTTGGTATATTGTAGATAAATCCATCTTTAATCATCAAAACAATTGTGTTTGCGTTCAGTTTATCGACTATCATCTTTCTTTTAGGATTGGGAACTCGGGCTCTTTGAGCTTTCATTAATATAAAAGGTGTTTTCGTATTTTGTGGGTTCATCGTTGTTCTGCTAGTACGCCATAAATGAACGAACTCTACTTTGCTCGTTTATAGAAATGCCCCAATTCAAAAAAATGCAAGATGGGAGATTGATTGCCCCTCTAAGTCACAATCGCCATGTTTTTCAATCCTTTCGCTCAAATAGCATCCGTCTCCAATATCGGCTCCTAAAATTCTTTATAGAAAAAGCTGTTTAACAAAGGATTCATCCTTGTTAAACAGCTTTTTAAGCAATTTTAATATTATTTTCGAATTTTTTCTATTTCAACTGCTACAAATTGTACACTTGTTCCAACAATCACTTGAATACTTTGTGGACCTACAACATTAACCCCCGGAACACCTGTGGCTTTAATTTTCTGTTGATTGACATTATCCATATTTACTACTTCTACACGTAAACGGGTTGCGCAATAATCAACAGAAACAACGTTAGCATCTCCGCCTAAACCTTCATAAATATTCGTTGCCAAAATAGAAAATTTATAACTAGTCGATTGTTGAACGGTTTCTTCATTTTCTTCTTCCGACTCATCTTCTCTTCCCGGTGTTTTCAAATCAAATTTTACGATTAAGTATCGGAACAAGAAATAGTAAATAGCTCCAAATACTAAACCTTGAAGTAATAACATTAGCGGTAGATTTGCAATTGGTATACTAAGACTTAAAAAGTAATCAATAAATCCTGCACTAAACCCAAAACCTGCTGTCCAATGGAATGATGCCGCTATGAATAGTGAAAGACCTGTTAAAACCGCATGTACAACATAAAGTACTGGAGCTAAGAACATAAATACAAATTCAATTGGTTCTGTAACACCAGTAAAGAAGGAAGCAAACCCTGCTGCTAACATTAAAGCTGCAATTTGTTTTTTTCTGTTTGTTTTAGCAGTATGATACATTGCAAGAGCCGCTGCTGGTAATCCGAACATCATTATAGGGAAGAAGCCAGCCTGATACATTCCTGTGACACCTTTGACACCTTTACTAGCCCAGAAGTTCCCGATATCGTTAATACCGATAGTATCAAACCAAAACACAGCATTTAAAGCATGGTGTAAACCAGTTGGAATAAGTAAACGATTAAAGAATCCATATAGTCCAGCACCAACTGCTCCTAAACTGCTAATAGATTCACCAAATGATACCAATCCACCATAAACGATTGGCCAAATAAAGAATAATACCGCTGAAACTACTAACATCGAAACTGCAGTTATGATTGGTACAAATCGCTTCCCACTAAAGAACGCTAAGAAATCTGGTAATTTCACCTGACTAAATCGATTGAACATTATTGCAGCTATAATTCCAGAAATAATCCCTATAAATACATTATCAATTCTCTCAAAAGCTGCGTTTACATTAGCAGGATCGACACTTTGTAATAGGGCTACTGAGTTTGTTGATAGCATTGTCGTCACAACTAAGAAGGCTATTAAACCACTTAATGCAGCAGACCCATCCTTTTCCTTCGCCATTCCTAATGCTACACCAACCGCAAAAAGGATCGGTATATGGTCAATAATCGAAGCCCCAGCAGTAAGTAAAAAAGCTGCAAATACATTTCCGGATCCCCATCCATCATGGTCAATCCAATATCCTATCCCCATTAAAATAGCTGCGGCTGGCAATACCGCAACAGGTAGCATTAGAGAGCGCCCTAGCTTTTGTAAATATTTCATCATAACAATCCCATTCCCCTTTTCATCGTTATGTGATAAATAATTTAAAAATATTAAATGATTGCGTTATACAAAGTTTTTATTACTCGTAAAATATTATTCTAATATATCATTGCGCACCACTATTCATAACCTCATGCACACTCACCTCCTTGTTTGCACTTTATTTAGAAGATGCTGTCATCAATAATGTTTCACCTATAATACATTCTTTTACTACTTCATATTGAACTTCTCTTTCATCACTATTCGTAATAACAATAGGCGTTATTACACTGCTAGCTTGTTCTCGAATATAGTCCCAATCTACTTCTATGAGCAACTGGCCGATTGAAACTCGTTCACCCTCTTTAACAAAAACTGTAAAGCCTTGTCCTTTTAAAGAAACCGTTTCTAGACCAATATGAATAAGAATCTCCGTCCCATCATTTGAACGAAGAGCAATTGCATGTTTGGTTCCTGATAGGAGAAGAACTGTGCCGTCTATTGGAGAATGGATGCTTCCTCCTTTTGGCATGATTGCCACTCCTTCACCCATCATTTTTTGACTAAAGACAGGATCTGGAACTTGATTTAGTGAAAGTATTTCCCCAGTGATTGGTGCATAAATATGTAATTTATGTTTCCTAAAAAGCTTTGTAAACACGCTGATTGACTCCTTTATATTCATTTTTAGGGAAACTCAAAAAAATTGTATACCTCATTTATATTGTGCAATCACAACATACAGAACAAAAAACATGAGGTTAACGAAAAGAAAAAAATTCTCTAACCTCAAGCTTATTTGGTTTATTTTAACTATCGATAAGGTTCTTTTTAGTTGGAAAACTAAATTTGAGACAAACAAAAACCCTCCACCGTTTGATTTCTCATACGGTAAAGGGTTATAAACGAGTAATAGTATAGCTGTCTATTTATTAATAATAACGAAGGTTATTTCCTTTTTCAGATATTTCATGCGCTAGTAGGATAATTGAAACAGCCAATTCTGCATAGGTCGTTTCTCGATCTGGGTAAAAGTTATTTTGATCGGTCTTTAATAATCCCATTGAATTTGCTAAAGCAACATAACCGGCGTATTCTGGTTTTACTTTATTTGCATCGGCAAAGTCAAGTTTATAAATATTACTATTTCT
The nucleotide sequence above comes from Psychrobacillus glaciei. Encoded proteins:
- a CDS encoding MFS transporter, with translation MNKKKGNIHYAWIILIGLCIMVGLGKSAISSSAGLFLTPVAKDLNIGLGNLMLYFSISSVVTMIFLPFGGKLLAKYNIRLILIIAIVLQAGAFALFGLMNSVWGWYILSIPLAVGGVFITVIAGPVMINQWFKKKNGLALGIMGASVGAIGAILQPVIGNVIAGQGWRFSYIAVGVGVIIIAVPVILLIMRKSPQEKGLQPYGSKEDKNTVDNAHSTTENAGISMAVAKKSSAFYALITFFFFVTSIGSFSLHIPTFLSSKGYDVAFAGNVMGAYMIGALAGALILGFLSDKIGSKNTTILAMVLGLISISSILLFSANSVIITIAIVLLGFVVASIGTLGPALTTSLFGSKEYSQIYSTASLGLAIASVVALPAYGYIYDFVGSYNPALYALMVMMVLNIICVTLAFKGKKKLVDQGHWK
- the nagE gene encoding N-acetylglucosamine-specific PTS transporter subunit IIBC, which translates into the protein MMKYLQKLGRSLMLPVAVLPAAAILMGIGYWIDHDGWGSGNVFAAFLLTAGASIIDHIPILFAVGVALGMAKEKDGSAALSGLIAFLVVTTMLSTNSVALLQSVDPANVNAAFERIDNVFIGIISGIIAAIMFNRFSQVKLPDFLAFFSGKRFVPIITAVSMLVVSAVLFFIWPIVYGGLVSFGESISSLGAVGAGLYGFFNRLLIPTGLHHALNAVFWFDTIGINDIGNFWASKGVKGVTGMYQAGFFPIMMFGLPAAALAMYHTAKTNRKKQIAALMLAAGFASFFTGVTEPIEFVFMFLAPVLYVVHAVLTGLSLFIAASFHWTAGFGFSAGFIDYFLSLSIPIANLPLMLLLQGLVFGAIYYFLFRYLIVKFDLKTPGREDESEEENEETVQQSTSYKFSILATNIYEGLGGDANVVSVDYCATRLRVEVVNMDNVNQQKIKATGVPGVNVVGPQSIQVIVGTSVQFVAVEIEKIRK
- a CDS encoding PTS sugar transporter subunit IIA, with the translated sequence MFTKLFRKHKLHIYAPITGEILSLNQVPDPVFSQKMMGEGVAIMPKGGSIHSPIDGTVLLLSGTKHAIALRSNDGTEILIHIGLETVSLKGQGFTVFVKEGERVSIGQLLIEVDWDYIREQASSVITPIVITNSDEREVQYEVVKECIIGETLLMTASSK